The following proteins are co-located in the Prionailurus viverrinus isolate Anna chromosome A1, UM_Priviv_1.0, whole genome shotgun sequence genome:
- the IL17D gene encoding interleukin-17D isoform X2 — MARAGVWMLAVGVLLALAPGRAAGALRASRRPARPRGCAERPEELLEQLYGRLAAGVLGAFHHTLQLGPREQARNASCPAGGRPGDRRFRPPTNLRSVSPWAYRPLQASTCWSVGLPSPGYWAKNRVPLWLSSLPPWTVGPEPHLLPSSSLHSPDALRTHMLNHSLWWLHSLAFPLSSCHSHSPKGWTFISSFFLQAHVIPLIC, encoded by the exons ATGGCGCGCGCGGGG GTCTGGATGCTGGCGGTCGGCGTTCTGCTGGCGCTGGCGCCGGGCCGGGCCGCGGGCGCCCTGAGGGCGAGCAGACGCCCGGCGCGGCCGCGGGGCTGCGCCGAGCGGCCCGAGGAGCTCCTGGAGCAGCTGTACGGGCGGCTGGCGGCCGGCGTGCTGGGCGCCTTCCACCACACGCTGCAGCTGGGGCCGCGCGAGCAGGCGCGCAACGCGAGCTGCCCGGCAGGGGGCAGGCCCGGCGACCGGCGCTTCCGGCCGCCCACCAACCTGCGCAGCGTGTCGCCGTGGGCCTACAG GCCTCTCCAAGCCTCCACCTGCTGGTCAGTGGGCCTACCTTCTCCTGGCTACTGGGCAAAGAACCGAGTTCCCTTGTGGCTGAGCTCCCTCCCACCATGGACGGTGGGCCCAGAACCCCACCTCCTGCCTTCATCATCTCTTCATTCACCTGATGCCCTCAGGACACACATGTTGAACCATTCATTATGGTGGCTTCATTCTCttgctttccctctttcttcctgccATTCCCACAGCCCAAAAGGGTGGACTTTTATATCATCCTTCTTCCTCCAAGCTCATGTTATACCTTTGATATGCTAA